One window from the genome of Actinoplanes teichomyceticus ATCC 31121 encodes:
- a CDS encoding PQQ-binding-like beta-propeller repeat protein, which produces MASSGAVKGLTLVAAVTVTVLAATGMWNPFPGLWKWISTSGPLAPGTRWQQQLGGAPQSVAIAGESVIVEYRTSVEAYNLTTAVRLWEADADWATVAGRGADAVVVTGRLLTKGYQVLDPRTGTVRRSDTEATAVWTYQNGIVDLRCADGDDCRLTAWDPRAGTRLWSVPTGGIGFVLHAANPDLPDARRLGSADVDDDAAGPAVMPGLLGIPDDGRIRVVDTARGRVAQTVRPGAGQRIAVVGGRVLTVTGTARDGTCYYGVVATSPPSGRVVWKRDGLNLRTAESDCRPERDPAGGYDVLLGVDPYGRQELISGSDGRILWYGDRSAEVLAVDDRYAVIRSGDTIRGWSFAKGRMVWRQNGRAKAGAAVTPHAVIVVSSGRVTALDPASGAVRADVRTDAKVFTAGPGGLLLVSGRDMAYLPYG; this is translated from the coding sequence ATGGCCTCCTCCGGAGCGGTGAAGGGTCTCACGCTGGTCGCCGCCGTCACCGTCACCGTGCTGGCCGCGACCGGGATGTGGAACCCGTTCCCGGGCCTGTGGAAGTGGATCAGCACCAGCGGGCCGCTCGCCCCCGGCACCCGATGGCAGCAGCAGCTCGGCGGCGCGCCGCAGAGCGTGGCGATCGCCGGCGAGTCGGTGATCGTCGAGTACCGCACCTCGGTCGAGGCGTACAACCTGACCACGGCGGTGCGGCTGTGGGAGGCCGACGCGGACTGGGCCACGGTCGCCGGGCGCGGCGCGGACGCCGTGGTGGTCACCGGGCGCCTGCTCACCAAGGGCTACCAGGTGCTGGACCCGCGCACCGGCACGGTACGCCGGTCGGACACCGAGGCCACCGCGGTCTGGACCTACCAGAACGGCATCGTCGACCTGCGCTGTGCGGACGGCGACGACTGCCGGCTCACCGCCTGGGACCCGCGGGCCGGCACGCGGCTCTGGTCGGTGCCGACCGGCGGGATCGGCTTCGTGCTGCACGCGGCCAACCCGGACCTGCCGGACGCCCGCCGGCTCGGCAGCGCCGACGTGGACGACGACGCGGCCGGCCCGGCGGTGATGCCCGGCCTGCTCGGGATCCCGGACGACGGCCGGATCCGGGTGGTCGACACCGCCCGCGGCCGCGTGGCGCAGACCGTGCGGCCGGGTGCCGGCCAGCGGATCGCGGTGGTCGGCGGCCGGGTGCTCACCGTCACCGGCACCGCCCGCGACGGCACCTGCTATTACGGCGTGGTGGCCACCTCGCCGCCGAGCGGCCGGGTGGTGTGGAAGCGCGACGGCCTGAACCTGCGCACCGCGGAGAGCGACTGCCGGCCGGAGCGGGACCCGGCCGGTGGGTACGACGTGCTGCTCGGCGTGGACCCGTACGGCCGGCAGGAGCTGATCAGCGGGTCGGACGGGCGGATCCTCTGGTACGGCGACCGGAGCGCCGAGGTGCTCGCGGTGGACGACCGGTACGCGGTGATCCGTTCCGGCGACACGATCCGCGGCTGGTCGTTCGCCAAGGGCCGGATGGTGTGGCGGCAGAACGGCCGGGCGAAGGCGGGCGCGGCGGTCACCCCGCACGCGGTGATCGTGGTCTCGTCCGGACGGGTGACGGCCCTGGACCCGGCGTCCGGGGCGGTACGTGCCGATGTGCGTACCGACGCGAAGGTCTTCACCGCCGGACCCGGCGGTTTGCTCCTGGTTTCCGGGCGCGACATGGCGTATCTGCCGTACGGCTGA
- a CDS encoding RDD family protein encodes MSSLPAGWYKDPADTSTQRYWDGEGWLGQAIPADAVPPDGPPAVEAEPPAPTPPPAPPTPQPYAAPQPHPGHPGHPGYGPPPGWIPPAGQPPAGWQQPPPGAHLPPGAQPPPPGWQQPPPGAHLPPGAQPPPPGWQQPPSPPGWQQPPSPPGWQQPPSPPGWQQPQGWQPPQPPHAYLYPVPEARPHGLPLAGLGQRLLARLIDILVVLLLNVVVNGWFAYQWWQDFWPIYTQYVDQIMAGGDPAMIQPTARMQTLQMAVILLATLLWLGYEAPAISGRGQTLGKRLMGIKVVGLDSTAPIGFRRAFARWAQLGMWTLLWWCLVGVVIQLLDSLSPTFDPRLRQAWHDKAARTVVVALPPRAQPTVEAAPRGDHPGGPR; translated from the coding sequence ATGAGTTCCCTTCCCGCGGGTTGGTACAAAGACCCGGCCGACACCAGCACCCAGCGTTACTGGGACGGTGAGGGCTGGCTGGGCCAGGCCATCCCGGCCGACGCGGTGCCACCGGACGGGCCGCCCGCGGTCGAGGCGGAACCGCCCGCGCCGACGCCGCCACCGGCGCCGCCCACCCCGCAGCCGTACGCCGCGCCGCAACCACATCCGGGTCACCCGGGCCATCCGGGCTACGGCCCGCCGCCCGGCTGGATCCCCCCGGCCGGCCAGCCCCCGGCCGGCTGGCAGCAGCCGCCGCCGGGAGCACACCTCCCGCCCGGGGCACAGCCACCCCCGCCCGGCTGGCAACAGCCCCCGCCGGGAGCACACCTCCCGCCCGGGGCACAGCCACCCCCGCCCGGCTGGCAACAGCCGCCGTCCCCGCCCGGCTGGCAACAGCCGCCGTCCCCGCCCGGCTGGCAACAGCCGCCGTCCCCGCCCGGCTGGCAGCAGCCGCAGGGGTGGCAGCCGCCGCAGCCGCCGCACGCCTACCTCTACCCGGTGCCGGAGGCCCGCCCGCACGGCCTGCCGCTCGCCGGCCTGGGCCAGCGCCTGCTCGCCCGGCTGATCGACATCCTGGTCGTGCTGCTGCTCAACGTCGTGGTCAACGGCTGGTTCGCCTACCAGTGGTGGCAGGACTTCTGGCCGATCTACACGCAGTACGTCGACCAGATCATGGCCGGCGGCGACCCCGCCATGATCCAGCCGACCGCCCGGATGCAGACCCTGCAGATGGCCGTCATCCTGCTCGCCACCCTGCTCTGGCTGGGCTACGAGGCGCCGGCCATCAGCGGGCGCGGCCAGACCCTCGGCAAGCGGCTGATGGGCATCAAGGTGGTCGGGCTGGACAGCACCGCCCCGATCGGCTTCCGGCGCGCGTTCGCCCGCTGGGCGCAACTGGGCATGTGGACGCTGCTCTGGTGGTGCCTGGTGGGGGTGGTGATCCAGCTGCTGGACTCGCTCTCCCCCACGTTCGACCCGCGCCTGCGGCAGGCCTGGCACGACAAGGCGGCCCGGACCGTCGTCGTGGCGCTGCCGCCGCGCGCCCAACCGACCGTCGAGGCCGCGCCGCGCGGCGACCACCCAGGAGGACCACGATGA
- a CDS encoding S8 family serine peptidase codes for MRRRLATGAVVTLTGLAFLTVVPGSAVAEPTAAVDYTVVAADGVSASDAAAAIKAAGGTVVSGNDAVGVYRVTSTDAKFDTKATASPALIGASERKAIGYAPNGLERVEHGLKAGGKGKGKGPAKADPLDDKLWGLSMIRADKARKIEKGDRGVTVGVLDTGLDASNPDLGQNFSTRLSRNFAPDIVAIDGECETAGCLDPVGTDDGGHGTHVAGTIGAALNGTGLSGVAPDVTLVELKGGQDSGFFFLDPVVNALTYAGDKGLDVVNMSFYVDPWLYNCTANPADSPEDQAEQQAIITAMKRALNYAHARGVTLFGALGNNHEDLGKPRTDVSSPDYGGDPYSRPIDNSSCWDLPVEGPHVIGVSAVGPSTRKADYSNYGLEQISVSAPGGFARDGFGTDTYNTPGNRILSSYPLKVLKEEGLVDEAGNITPAGESTVFKDCTKAGQCGYYTYLQGTSMATPHAAGVGALIVSRYGLPDLRRGGKILLPSVVERILYRTAVEHACPEPRLQSYAQEGRPAEFDALCEGGTNFNGFYGHGIVDAYAAVGGR; via the coding sequence ATGAGAAGACGTCTCGCTACCGGAGCCGTCGTCACCTTGACGGGTCTGGCGTTTCTGACCGTGGTCCCCGGTTCCGCCGTGGCGGAGCCGACGGCCGCGGTCGACTACACGGTGGTCGCCGCCGACGGGGTCTCCGCGTCGGACGCGGCTGCCGCGATCAAGGCAGCCGGCGGCACCGTCGTGAGCGGTAACGACGCCGTCGGCGTGTACCGGGTGACCTCGACCGACGCCAAGTTCGACACCAAGGCGACCGCCTCGCCCGCCCTGATCGGGGCGTCCGAGCGCAAGGCCATCGGGTACGCGCCGAACGGTCTGGAGAGGGTCGAGCACGGTCTGAAGGCGGGCGGCAAGGGCAAGGGCAAGGGCCCGGCCAAGGCCGACCCGCTGGACGACAAGCTGTGGGGCCTGTCCATGATCCGGGCCGACAAGGCCCGCAAGATCGAGAAGGGCGACCGCGGCGTCACGGTCGGCGTGCTGGACACCGGTCTGGACGCGTCGAACCCGGACCTCGGCCAGAACTTCAGCACCCGGCTGTCCCGCAACTTCGCGCCGGACATCGTCGCCATCGACGGTGAGTGCGAGACCGCGGGCTGCCTCGACCCGGTCGGCACCGACGACGGCGGGCACGGCACGCACGTGGCCGGCACCATCGGCGCCGCGCTCAACGGCACCGGCCTCTCCGGTGTCGCGCCGGACGTCACCCTGGTCGAGCTCAAGGGCGGCCAGGACTCCGGGTTCTTCTTCCTCGACCCGGTGGTCAACGCCCTGACGTACGCCGGCGACAAGGGCCTCGACGTGGTCAACATGTCGTTCTACGTCGACCCGTGGCTCTACAACTGCACGGCCAACCCCGCGGACAGCCCCGAGGACCAGGCCGAGCAGCAGGCGATCATCACCGCCATGAAGCGGGCCCTCAACTACGCGCACGCCCGGGGCGTCACGCTCTTCGGCGCGCTCGGCAACAACCACGAGGACCTGGGCAAGCCGCGGACCGACGTCTCCAGCCCGGACTACGGCGGCGACCCGTACTCGCGGCCGATCGACAACTCGTCCTGCTGGGACCTGCCGGTCGAGGGCCCGCACGTGATCGGCGTGTCGGCGGTCGGCCCGTCCACCCGCAAGGCGGACTACTCCAACTACGGCCTGGAGCAGATCTCGGTCTCCGCGCCGGGTGGGTTCGCCCGGGACGGGTTCGGCACCGACACCTACAACACGCCGGGCAACCGCATCCTCTCCAGCTACCCGCTGAAGGTGCTGAAGGAGGAGGGGCTGGTCGACGAGGCCGGCAACATCACCCCGGCCGGCGAGAGCACGGTGTTCAAGGACTGCACCAAGGCCGGCCAGTGCGGTTACTACACGTACCTGCAGGGCACCTCGATGGCCACGCCGCACGCGGCGGGCGTGGGCGCCCTGATCGTCAGCCGCTACGGCCTGCCCGACCTCCGGCGCGGCGGCAAGATCCTGCTGCCGAGCGTGGTCGAGCGGATCCTGTACCGCACGGCCGTCGAGCACGCGTGCCCGGAGCCGCGCCTGCAGAGCTACGCGCAGGAGGGCCGCCCGGCCGAGTTCGACGCGCTCTGCGAGGGCGGGACGAACTTCAACGGGTTCTACGGCCACGGCATCGTGGACGCGTACGCGGCGGTCGGCGGCCGCTGA
- the hisC gene encoding histidinol-phosphate transaminase, with protein sequence MTRLTRADLDALPPYVPGRNVADLARELGIAEAIKLASNEVPYGPLPGVVEAVTEAARQMHRYPDMGVLALRDALAQRLGVAADRVVTGCGSVALAEILVKATCLPGDEVLYSWRSFEAYPIVAAGAGATSVRVPNTPGHGHDLPAMADAVTDRTRLIFVCNPNNPTGAALHRPQLDRFLAAVPSDVLVVLDEAYRELVTDPGVPDGLATYGDRANVVVLRTMSKAWGLAGMRMGYLVAQPEVAAVVRKVLTPFSTSLVAQAAALAALRQEDEVIRRCALVTAERERVTEALRKLSVDVPESQANFVWLPIGERTAAFAATCESRGVIVRAFHPDGVRVTIGTPEENDAFLAAAEAALAA encoded by the coding sequence ATGACCCGCCTGACCCGCGCCGATCTGGACGCGCTGCCCCCCTACGTGCCCGGTCGCAACGTCGCCGACCTGGCCCGCGAGCTGGGCATCGCCGAGGCGATCAAGCTGGCCAGCAACGAGGTGCCGTACGGACCGCTGCCCGGCGTGGTGGAGGCGGTCACCGAGGCCGCCCGGCAGATGCACCGGTACCCGGACATGGGCGTGCTCGCCCTGCGCGACGCCCTGGCGCAGCGTCTCGGGGTGGCCGCCGACCGGGTGGTCACCGGCTGCGGCTCGGTGGCGCTGGCCGAGATCCTGGTCAAGGCCACCTGCCTGCCCGGCGACGAGGTGCTCTACTCCTGGCGGTCCTTCGAGGCGTACCCGATCGTCGCGGCCGGGGCGGGCGCGACCAGCGTGCGGGTGCCGAACACCCCCGGACACGGCCACGACCTGCCGGCGATGGCCGACGCGGTCACCGACCGCACCCGGCTGATCTTCGTGTGCAACCCGAACAACCCGACCGGCGCCGCGCTGCACCGGCCGCAGCTCGACCGGTTCCTCGCGGCGGTGCCGTCGGACGTGCTGGTGGTGCTCGACGAGGCGTACCGGGAACTCGTCACCGACCCGGGCGTGCCGGACGGCCTGGCCACCTACGGCGACCGCGCCAACGTCGTGGTGCTGCGCACCATGAGCAAGGCCTGGGGCCTGGCCGGTATGCGGATGGGTTACCTGGTCGCCCAGCCGGAGGTGGCGGCGGTCGTGCGCAAGGTGCTGACCCCGTTCTCCACCAGCCTGGTGGCGCAGGCGGCGGCGCTGGCCGCGCTGCGCCAGGAGGACGAGGTGATCCGCCGCTGCGCCCTGGTCACCGCGGAACGCGAGCGGGTCACCGAGGCGCTGCGCAAGCTGTCCGTCGACGTGCCGGAGAGCCAGGCGAACTTCGTCTGGCTGCCGATCGGTGAGCGGACCGCGGCGTTCGCCGCCACCTGCGAGAGCCGCGGTGTGATCGTGCGCGCCTTCCACCCGGACGGCGTGCGCGTCACCATCGGCACCCCGGAGGAGAACGACGCGTTCCTGGCCGCGGCGGAGGCGGCTCTGGCTGCCTGA
- a CDS encoding class II fumarate hydratase, which yields MGEVRVPADALWRAQTQRAVENFPISGRGLEPAHIRALARIKGAAARANAELGVLEKDLAEAIATAAAHVAAGGYDDQFPVDVFQTGSGTSSNMNANEVIATLASRALDRPVHPNDHVNASQSSNDVFPSSIHLAATEAVSDDLIPALEHLAGALRAKAETWADVVKSGRTHLMDATPVTLGQEFSGYARQVTNGVERLTATLPRLGELPLGGTAVGTGVNTPPGFAPAVIALLAQETGLPLTEARDHFEAQGARDALVEASGQLRVVAAGLYKIANDIRWMGSGPRAGLRELRLPDLQPGSSIMPGKVNPVVPEAVRQVCAQVIGNDATVAFAGTQGDFELNVMLPVMARNVLESVRLLAAAARQLADRCVVGLEANEEIARGYAEGSPSIVTPLNRFLGYDEAAAIAKQALATNRTIREVVIERGHVSAGTLTEEQLDQALDVLKMTRP from the coding sequence ATGGGCGAGGTGCGGGTGCCGGCCGACGCCCTGTGGCGGGCGCAGACCCAGCGCGCCGTGGAGAACTTCCCGATCTCCGGCCGTGGCCTGGAGCCGGCGCACATCCGCGCGCTGGCCCGGATCAAGGGCGCCGCCGCGCGGGCCAACGCCGAGCTCGGGGTGCTGGAGAAGGATCTGGCCGAGGCGATCGCGACGGCGGCCGCGCACGTCGCCGCCGGCGGTTACGACGATCAGTTCCCGGTCGATGTCTTCCAGACCGGTTCGGGCACCTCGTCGAACATGAACGCCAACGAGGTGATCGCCACCCTGGCGTCGCGTGCCCTGGACCGTCCGGTGCACCCGAACGACCACGTGAACGCGTCCCAGTCGAGCAACGACGTGTTCCCCTCCTCGATCCACCTGGCCGCCACCGAGGCGGTCAGCGACGACCTGATCCCCGCGCTGGAACACCTGGCCGGCGCGCTGCGCGCCAAGGCGGAGACCTGGGCCGACGTGGTCAAGAGCGGGCGCACCCACCTGATGGACGCCACCCCGGTCACCCTGGGGCAGGAGTTCTCCGGGTACGCCCGGCAGGTCACCAACGGCGTCGAGCGGCTCACCGCCACCCTGCCGCGGCTGGGTGAGCTGCCGCTGGGCGGCACCGCGGTGGGCACCGGGGTGAACACCCCGCCCGGTTTCGCGCCCGCGGTGATCGCGCTGCTCGCGCAGGAGACCGGGCTGCCGCTGACCGAGGCCCGCGACCACTTCGAGGCGCAGGGCGCCCGGGACGCGCTGGTCGAGGCGTCCGGGCAGCTGCGGGTGGTGGCGGCCGGCCTCTACAAGATCGCCAATGACATCCGGTGGATGGGCTCCGGTCCCCGGGCCGGGCTGCGCGAGCTGCGCCTGCCCGACCTGCAGCCGGGTTCGTCGATCATGCCGGGCAAGGTGAACCCGGTGGTGCCCGAGGCGGTCCGGCAGGTCTGCGCCCAGGTGATCGGCAACGACGCGACCGTCGCCTTCGCCGGCACCCAGGGCGACTTCGAGCTGAACGTGATGCTCCCGGTGATGGCCCGCAACGTGCTGGAGTCCGTCCGGCTGCTGGCCGCGGCCGCCCGCCAGCTCGCCGACCGGTGCGTGGTCGGCCTGGAGGCGAACGAGGAGATCGCCCGGGGGTACGCCGAGGGCTCCCCGTCGATCGTCACCCCGCTCAACCGCTTCCTGGGGTACGACGAGGCCGCCGCGATCGCCAAGCAGGCGCTGGCGACCAACCGGACCATCCGCGAGGTGGTGATCGAGCGCGGGCACGTGAGCGCCGGCACTCTAACCGAGGAGCAGCTCGATCAGGCCCTTGATGTTCTGAAGATGACAAGGCCGTGA
- the cysS gene encoding cysteine--tRNA ligase produces MTLRLYDTATRSVRDFVPMTPGQVGIYLCGVTVQSPPHIGHLRSAVNYDVLRRWLLHTGLEVAFVRNVTDVDDKILQKSLEQQRPYWAIAYANRLLLDRDYRALNVLAPTYEPLATGHITEMHDLIAALIERGHAYPSAAANGDVYFDVGSFPEYGALSGQKPDDMRSAGDAPERDKRDVRDFALWKGVKADEPQDAYWPSPWGRGRPGWHIECSAMARRYLGDEFDIHGGGLDLTFPHHENEQAQSRAAGLGFARFWVHHALLNLGDSKMSKSLGNVIDLTAVTEAGIRPVELRYYLGSPHYRSRIDYTDDALREAAVAYKRIEGFVQRAAEIVGPGRPKAVPPAFAEAMNDDLNTSAALAVVHDTIREGNTALTAGDEPAIRGALTAVRAMLGVLGLDPLDDAWGGGEGGNDLKPVVDSLVALALEQRAQARARKDWAAADQVRDQLKNAGIQVEDTPAGPRWTVGEQH; encoded by the coding sequence GTGACTCTGCGCCTGTACGACACCGCGACCCGATCGGTCCGGGACTTCGTCCCGATGACGCCCGGTCAGGTGGGGATCTACCTGTGTGGCGTCACCGTGCAGTCACCTCCGCACATCGGTCACCTGCGGTCCGCCGTCAACTACGACGTGCTGCGCCGCTGGCTGCTGCACACCGGGCTGGAGGTCGCCTTCGTCCGCAACGTCACCGACGTGGACGACAAGATCCTGCAGAAGTCGCTGGAGCAGCAGAGGCCGTACTGGGCCATCGCCTACGCGAACCGGCTCCTGCTGGACCGCGACTACCGCGCGCTCAACGTGCTGGCCCCCACCTACGAGCCGCTGGCCACCGGGCACATCACCGAGATGCACGACCTGATCGCCGCGCTGATCGAGCGCGGTCACGCGTACCCGTCCGCGGCCGCCAACGGCGACGTCTACTTCGACGTCGGCTCCTTCCCGGAGTACGGCGCGCTGTCCGGGCAGAAACCGGACGACATGCGGTCGGCCGGCGACGCGCCGGAGCGCGACAAGCGCGACGTGCGCGACTTCGCCCTGTGGAAAGGCGTCAAGGCGGACGAGCCGCAGGACGCGTACTGGCCGTCCCCGTGGGGGCGGGGCCGTCCCGGCTGGCACATCGAGTGCTCCGCGATGGCCCGGCGCTATCTCGGCGACGAGTTCGACATCCACGGCGGCGGCCTCGACCTGACCTTCCCGCACCACGAGAACGAGCAGGCCCAGTCCCGGGCGGCCGGGCTCGGGTTCGCCCGGTTCTGGGTGCACCACGCGCTGCTGAACCTGGGCGACTCCAAGATGAGCAAGTCGCTGGGCAACGTGATCGACCTGACCGCGGTGACCGAGGCCGGCATCCGCCCGGTCGAGCTGCGCTACTACCTGGGCAGCCCGCACTACCGCTCGCGGATCGACTACACCGACGACGCGCTGCGCGAGGCCGCGGTGGCGTACAAGCGGATCGAGGGTTTCGTGCAGCGCGCGGCCGAGATCGTCGGCCCGGGCCGGCCCAAGGCGGTCCCGCCGGCGTTCGCCGAGGCGATGAACGACGACCTGAACACCTCGGCGGCGCTCGCGGTGGTGCACGACACCATCCGGGAGGGCAACACCGCCCTGACCGCCGGTGACGAGCCGGCGATCCGCGGCGCGCTGACCGCGGTCCGCGCCATGCTGGGGGTGCTGGGCCTCGACCCGCTCGACGACGCCTGGGGTGGCGGCGAGGGCGGCAACGACCTGAAGCCGGTGGTCGACTCGCTGGTCGCCCTGGCTCTGGAACAGCGGGCGCAGGCCCGGGCACGGAAGGACTGGGCGGCCGCCGATCAGGTGCGCGACCAGCTCAAGAACGCGGGTATTCAGGTGGAGGACACTCCGGCCGGTCCGCGCTGGACGGTAGGAGAGCAGCACTGA
- a CDS encoding fumarate hydratase, with amino-acid sequence MSRGAAFTYSPLLPTGDDLTEYRLVTDEGVDVVEGPGGRRFLTVEPSALTQLTAEAMHDIAHYLRPAHLAQLRSIIDDPKASPNDRFVALDLLRNANIAAGGVLPMCQDTGTAIVMGKRGRHVLTDGRDEEAVALGVYQAYTRLNLRYSQLAPLTMWDEKNTGTNLPAQIELYAEDPNGQPDAYKFLFMAKGGGSANKSYLYQETKALLNPQRMMQFLDEKLRLIGTSACPPYHLAIVIGGTSAEHALKTAKLASAKYLDNLPTAGSMQAHGFRDLELEAAVLELTRDFGIGAQFGGRYFCHDVRVIRLPRHGASCPVAIAVSCSADRQAVAKITPSGVWLERLETDPARFLPDVTDDHLESEQVVKIDLNRPMAEIRAELSRYPVKTRLSLTGPLVVARDIAHAKIAERLDAGEPMPQYLRDHAVYYAGPAKTPEGYASGSFGPTTAGRMDSYVEKFQAAGGSMVMLAKGNRSAQVTRACQTHGGFYLGSIGGPAARLAQDCIRHVEVLEFPELGMEAVWKIEVADFPAFIVVDDKGNDFFAEVTKPVLSIGSRT; translated from the coding sequence ATGAGCAGAGGCGCCGCTTTCACCTACTCGCCGCTCTTGCCGACCGGCGACGACCTGACCGAGTATCGCCTGGTCACGGACGAGGGCGTGGACGTCGTGGAGGGCCCGGGCGGGCGCCGCTTCCTGACCGTCGAGCCGTCCGCGCTGACCCAGCTCACCGCCGAGGCGATGCACGACATCGCGCACTACCTGCGCCCGGCGCACCTCGCGCAGCTGCGCTCGATCATCGATGACCCGAAGGCGTCGCCGAACGACCGGTTCGTCGCCCTGGACCTGCTGCGCAACGCGAACATCGCGGCCGGCGGCGTGCTCCCGATGTGCCAGGACACCGGCACCGCGATCGTGATGGGCAAGCGCGGCCGGCACGTGCTCACCGACGGGCGCGACGAGGAGGCCGTCGCGCTCGGGGTGTACCAGGCGTACACCCGGCTCAACCTGCGCTACTCGCAGCTCGCCCCGCTGACCATGTGGGACGAGAAGAACACCGGGACGAACCTGCCGGCGCAGATCGAGCTGTACGCGGAGGACCCGAACGGGCAGCCGGACGCGTACAAGTTCCTGTTCATGGCCAAGGGCGGCGGCTCGGCCAACAAGTCGTACCTGTACCAGGAGACCAAGGCGCTGCTCAACCCGCAGCGGATGATGCAGTTCCTGGACGAGAAGCTGCGCCTGATCGGCACGTCGGCCTGCCCGCCGTACCACCTGGCGATCGTGATCGGCGGGACCAGCGCCGAGCACGCGCTCAAGACCGCGAAGCTGGCCAGCGCGAAGTACCTGGACAACCTGCCCACCGCCGGCTCCATGCAGGCGCACGGCTTCCGTGACCTCGAGCTGGAGGCCGCGGTGCTGGAGCTGACCCGGGACTTCGGGATCGGCGCGCAGTTCGGCGGCCGGTACTTCTGCCACGACGTGCGGGTGATCCGGCTGCCCCGGCACGGCGCGTCCTGCCCGGTCGCCATCGCGGTCTCCTGTTCGGCGGACCGCCAGGCGGTAGCCAAGATCACCCCGTCCGGCGTGTGGCTGGAGCGGCTGGAGACGGACCCGGCCCGCTTCCTGCCCGACGTCACCGACGACCACCTGGAGTCGGAGCAGGTCGTCAAGATCGACCTGAACCGGCCGATGGCCGAGATCCGCGCGGAGCTCAGCAGGTACCCGGTGAAGACCCGGCTGTCGCTGACCGGCCCGCTGGTGGTGGCCCGGGACATCGCGCACGCCAAGATCGCCGAGCGGCTGGACGCCGGCGAGCCGATGCCGCAGTACCTGCGCGACCACGCGGTCTACTACGCCGGCCCGGCGAAGACCCCGGAGGGGTACGCGTCCGGGTCGTTCGGGCCGACCACGGCCGGGCGGATGGACTCGTACGTGGAGAAGTTCCAGGCCGCCGGCGGCTCGATGGTGATGCTCGCCAAGGGCAACCGGTCGGCGCAGGTGACCCGGGCCTGCCAGACCCACGGCGGGTTCTACCTCGGCTCGATCGGCGGTCCGGCGGCGCGACTGGCCCAGGACTGCATCCGGCACGTCGAGGTGCTCGAGTTCCCGGAGCTCGGCATGGAGGCGGTCTGGAAGATCGAGGTGGCGGACTTCCCCGCCTTCATCGTCGTCGACGACAAGGGCAACGATTTCTTCGCCGAGGTCACCAAGCCCGTCCTGAGCATCGGTTCCCGGACGTGA
- a CDS encoding Lrp/AsnC family transcriptional regulator codes for MTEHTVQLDELDARLIAMLAAEPRIGVLELSRRLGVARGTVQARLDKLTARGAIKGFGPDVVPAAIGFGVMSFVTLEISQRYGHDAVADHLAEIPEVLEAHTITGGGDILCRIVARSNADLQRVIDKIVGYEGIRRAHTIIALAELIPYRTVPLARAATRI; via the coding sequence ATGACTGAACACACTGTCCAGCTCGACGAGCTCGACGCGCGACTGATCGCCATGCTCGCCGCCGAGCCGCGGATCGGTGTGCTGGAGCTGTCCCGGCGCCTCGGTGTGGCCCGCGGCACGGTGCAGGCCCGGCTGGACAAGCTGACCGCCCGGGGCGCGATCAAGGGCTTCGGCCCGGACGTGGTGCCGGCCGCGATCGGTTTCGGCGTGATGAGCTTCGTGACCCTGGAGATCAGTCAGCGGTACGGGCACGACGCCGTGGCCGACCACCTGGCCGAGATCCCCGAGGTGCTGGAGGCGCACACGATCACCGGAGGTGGCGACATCCTGTGCCGGATCGTGGCCCGCTCGAACGCCGACCTGCAACGGGTGATCGACAAGATCGTCGGGTACGAGGGCATCCGCCGGGCGCACACGATCATCGCGCTGGCCGAGCTGATCCCGTACCGGACGGTGCCACTGGCCCGGGCGGCAACTCGGATATAA